A single region of the Thunnus maccoyii chromosome 10, fThuMac1.1, whole genome shotgun sequence genome encodes:
- the virma gene encoding protein virilizer homolog isoform X1, whose product MAGDTSTELLFLDTFKHQSAELTNVDVVRFPCAVLITEVRVIPPGIKAHSNLPDSRAFGETSPHAFQLELFFNNVPKPNSPTFHRLGSLEYDENKSIVFRPSGKVNTDGLVLRGWYTSLTVAVYGTAERSHGHDQDSPPPPPPPPPQQPSGPKRIVKQEWEKDDQYNGSPPRPAPRGPRTPPGPPPPDDDDEEQVQVTVGVVKDEPCEGRDDYLEAVSPERSLPADETYSDAEQEEEVEEEEEEEEQEEEEDARTEGSAPEEEEEEEEEEDEGEDEEEEMEEGDDGYEQISSDEDDLDNGSFKLPTFDMDYTPEDLASVPPVQYDPYERELRPLLYFTPPYKTRFDTQFEKASVEEPRDPSGPEGPAVGEEAEAVSQLKELLTSIGEDRDARWVTALEEAPGLLAKGLAYMIKQGDGEVEDPVGVLVQWALQALSMEIALTQPIALNLRQLKAGAKLASYLAECPQGLTLLLRDGALGVLLELLHRDHVSSTLKLSILRALDALTSAPAGVEAFLHAGESDKSGYQHLVQLYLREETVRVITAGNAILQKSHMYEVLVDLQRTAAAWSEPQQEEMEDAESPMEEEPSLSPSPVSEAELDRLAGVLEELHHLLETASHCMVQPPGKAFPTTARITGPQERDDPYPALYRYMHACHFLESTTVVLSAAAAAGHLGVTQAIKELLRFLSLTQSGLLFLLAQPTPTSLLLRLLASVAEAEGEETTFTGGEGSLTGPGFGEEGFGVWLMQALHALQGVSELMSHVATGGDGGAGLEEGDNAEVLGMLHALYLMTFTQTGRSAVAHVLSLENNLSCLITLLQHHSKDGQGEAKARKAVTYNYACMLVLLVAQSSNELRMMEQYAAPLLSLAKADDTNAKLQELSKWLEPLEKLRFEIGSIPTLIDYIKQNVENVLTAEGTGLVTALRVLCHVACPPPAVEGQQRDLKWSLAGVQLFSGEGLDTCVRVLQKLCSVLLQPWRVHGHMGPTPQRCMILSICISTLRLLRTMLTELLRGGAFQFRDTRVASVLVTLHMIVCSIPASGRLDGEETRVQALIVDVLLTFTQGVNEEVTHTEETLASNTWSLMLKEVLGSLLKAPEGLFSGLTLLSELLPLPLPMQSTQVISVQDVAVALNTRKLWSMHIRAQWKVFSEALRCVCATSCPPLLAMLRRVCVQLADLSSPTATLIMKTLLELLLEELQLAEGKGVCWGQVLRLLSLTDALVSQRACKSAALHLLSGSVSGDEQLADLFPLLLSLLVPPTVHSLQQQQCSELVGTILQSLCDQDISLVVSPPGESCLSEAEQLANALPGREIMSSVCNALLEVLGNAESSVPLLLTCIRTLTFLTEHDYGLYHLKVALKKHSAELYSLLKRLVSFNKDSADLLSALLDFLRQILNTESMCGEEGQGSGEESAFAPPPRLLTASEMKSLLQWEESESHPLPTLEKQITKLCKEDDSLETMLENVIVLRQTLETATDTPPAADTEPTLPAPETLGAQFNHRTVFILSEALDEQLKALWFSPFQTDDIEQDLDMVKVDLVGLAQECCPELDLKAELERSFLSEPSSPGHTKATKGFRLGKHKHETFITSSGKSDYVEPAKRAHIMAAPRGRGGRGGFGQNVSRPHDIFRQRKQNTSRPPSMHVDDFVAAEFKDITTPLGLLPPKRPPKSSPKPPTRGLFTGNRGRATFHSQTRFFTPPQPKGVLLSGNYTRREGGRGSSWSGQVPAVTHRGTYSEPRGGQSNFTRGPLPSRQPPASAYRLAPRDRAPRGRGGTGLSWLSGGGGGGSAGGGGGGGGGGGRGSQGSKFSGGGGSGGGRGRHVRSFTR is encoded by the exons ATGGCGGGGGACACTTCAACGGAGCTTCTTTTTCTAGATACGTTCAAGCATCAGAGTGCAGAG TTAACCAACGTGGATGTAGTGCGTTTTCCCTGCGCGGTGCTGATCACAGAGGTGCGGGTCATTCCTCCAGGAATCAAAGCACACAGCAACTTACCTGACAGCAGAGCATTTGG gGAGACATCTCCTCATGCTTTCCAGTTGGAGCTGTTCTTCAATAATGTCCCCAAACCCAACAGCCCCACCTTCCACAGACTGGGCAG TCTGGAATATGATGAGAACAAGTCCATCGTCTTCAGACCCAGTGGAAAG GTAAACACAGATGGCCTGGTGCTGCGTGGCTGGTACACCAGTCTGACTGTAGCTGTGTACGGTACAGCAGAGCGCTCACACGGACATGACCAAGACTCgccccctcctccaccacccccaccccctcaaCAGCCAAGCGGGCCCAAAAGGATTGTTAAACAAG aGTGGGAAAAAGATGACCAATACAATGGCAGCCCACCCAGACCAGCACCCAGAGGGCCTCGGACTCCACCTGGGCCTCCACCTccggatgatgatgatgaggagcagGTCCAAGTGACAG TGGGCGTAGTCAAAGATGAGCCATGCGAGGGTCGTGACGACTACCTGGAGGCCGTGTCACCTGAGAGGTCGCTGCCTGCTGATGAAACGTACTCAGACGCCGAACAAGAGGAAGAAgtcgaggaggaggaggaagaagaggagcaggaggaggaagaagacgCACGGACCGAGGGCAGTGCTccggaggaagaggaggaggaagaagaggaggaagatgagggtGAGGACGAGGAAGAGGAAATGGAGGAAG GTGATGACGGCTATGAGCAGATTTCCAGCGACGAGGATGACCTGGATAATGGCAGCTTTAAGTTGCCCACTTTTGACATGGACTACACTCCTGAGGACCTGGCATCTGTTCCACCAGTCCAGTATGACCCCTATGAGCGAGAACTCAGACCACTTCTCTACTTCACCCCTCCTTACAAAACTCGCTTTGATACCCAGTTTGAGAAGGCCAGTGTGGAGGAGCCCAGGGACCCCAGCGGCCCAGAGGGACCAGCAGTCGGAGAGGAAGCTGAGGCCGTTTCCCAGCTGAAAGAGCTGCTCACCAGCATTGGAGAGGACAGAGACGCACGCTGGGTCACGGCTCTGGAAGAAGCACCTGGACTACTAGCCAAAGGGTTGGCTTACATGATTAAACAGGGAGACGGGGAGGTTGAGGATCCTGTTGGAGTACTAGTCCAGTGGGCTCTCCAAGCTCTGAGTATGGAGATTGCTCTCACACAACCAATTGCTCTTAACCTCAGACAATTGAAAGCTGGTGCCAAGCTAGCATCATACCTGGCAGAGTGTCCGCAGGGCCTCACCTTGCTGCTGCGTGATGGGGCTCTGGGTGTCCTGCTGGAACTGCTCCACAGGGACCATGTCTCCTCCACACTGAAGCTGAGTATCCTGAGAGCTCTGGATGCCCTGACTAGTGCTCCTGCTGGGGTGGAGGCCTTCCTACACGCTGGAGAGTCAGACAAGAGTGGCTATCAG CATTTAGTCCAGCTGTACCTGCGTGAAGAAACAGTGAGGGTCATAACAGCTGGCAACGCCATATTACAGAAAAGCCACATGTATGAGGTGCTGGTTGACCTGCAGCGAACAGCAGCAGCGTGGAGTGAACCACAGCAG gaggagatggaggatgCTGAGAGCCCCATGGAAGAAGAGCCATCACTAAGTCCCTCCCCTGTGAGCGAGGCAGAGCTTGATAGGCTGGCAGGGGTTTTGGAGGAGTTACATCACCTGCTAGAGACCGCCAGTCACTGCATGGTGCAGCCACCTGGAAAAGCCTTCCCCACTACTGCAAGAATAACAGGACCACAGGAGAGGGATGACCCATACCCAGCGCTGTACAG GTACATGCATGCATGCCATTTCCTGGAGAGCACGACAGTGGTGTtgtcagcagctgcagcagccggGCACTTAGGTGTCACCCAAGCCATTAAAGAGCTCCTACGCTTCCTGTCGCTCACCCAGTCAGGTCTGCTCTTCCTTCTCGCCCAGCCCACTCCCACCAGCCTGCTGCTGCGTCTCCTCGCATCTGTGGCCGAGGCTGAGGGCGAGGAGACCACCTTtacaggaggagagggaagtCTCACGGGGCCCGGGTTCGGTGAAGAGGGCTTCGGTGTGTGGCTGATGCAGGCGCTGCATGCTCTGCAGGGTGTGTCAGAGCTCATGAGCCATGTAGCCACAGGAGGAGACGGGGGAGCAGGGCTAGAAGAAGGTGACAATGCAGAGGTACTGGGCATGCTCCATGCTCTCTACCTGATGACCTTCACCCAGACTGGCCGCAGCGCCGTGGCCCACGTCCTCAGCCTGGAAAACAACCTGTCCTGTCTGATCACTCTGCTTCAGCACCACAGCAAGGATGGACAGGG TGAAGCCAAGGCTCGCAAAGCAGTGACGTATAACTATGCCTGTATGCTGGTGTTACTGGTGGCGCAGAGCTCTAATGAACTGCGGATGATGGAACAGTATGCCGCTCCACTGCTCTCTTTAGCCAAGGCAGATGACACCAATGCCAAGTTACAGG AGCTCAGTAAATGGCTGGAGCCTTTGGAGAAATTACGCTTTGAGATCGGCAGCATTCCCACCCTCATAGATTACATCAAACAG AATGTGGAAAATGTGTTGACTGCTGAGGGAACTGGGCTCGTCACTGCTCTCAGGGTCCTCTGTCATGTCGCCTGCCCCCCACCTGCTGTTGAGG GTCAGCAGAGGGATCTCAAGTGGAGTCTTGCAGGGGTCCAGCTGTTCTCTGGCGAGGGTCTGGATACATGTGTGCGTGTCCTGCAGAAGCTGTGCAGCGTACTGCTGCAGCCGTGGCGCGTGCACGGACACATGGGCCCCACGCCACAGCGCTGCATGATCCTCAGTATATGTATCAGCACACTCCGGTTGTTGCGCACCATGCTGACAGAGCTGCTCCGCGGGGGAGCTTTTCAATTCAGGGACACTCGCGTGGCCAGTGTGTTGGTGACGCTCCACATGATTGTGTGCTCCATCCCTGCGTCTGGACGTCTAGACGGGGAGGAAACCAGAGTGCAGGCGCTTATTGTTGATGTACTGCTCACTTTTACGCAGGGTGTCAATGAAGAG GTCACTCATACAGAGGAGACTCTGGCCAGCAACACGTGGTCTCTGATGCTAAAGGAGGTCTTAGGATCCCTGCTGAAAGCTCCTGAAGGCCTGTTCTCCGGCCTTACGCTGTTGTCTGAGCTCCTGCCTCTTCCACTGCCAATGCAAAGCACTCAG GTGATATCAGTCCAAGATGTGGCTGTAGCCTTAAACACGAGGAAGCTGTGGAGCATGCACATACGGGCACAGTGGAAAGTGTTTTCCGAGGctttgaggtgtgtgtgtgccaccAGCTGCCCTCCCCTCCTGGCCATGCTcaggagagtgtgtgttcaGCTGGCAGACCTGTCTTCACCCACCGCAACACTCATCATGAAGACCCtactggagctgctgctggaggagctgcagct GGCGGAGGGGAAAGGTGTGTGCTGGGGCCAGGTCCTGCGTCTGCTTTCTTTGACTGATGCACTGGTGTCACAGAGAGCTTGTAAGAGCGCTGCGTTACACCTGCTGTCTGGGTCTGTGTCTGGAGACGAACAACTGGCAGATCTGTTCCCCttgctgctgtctctgctgGTTCCTCCCACTGTCCACTCCTTACAACAGCAGCAATGCAGCGAACTAGTGGGGACAATATTACAGTCACTGTGTGACCAG GACATTTCTCTGGTGGTGTCTCCACCCGGTGAAAGCTGTTTGTCAGAGGCTGAACAGTTGGCCAATGCACTACCAGGACGAGAGATCATGTCATCAGTGTGCAATGCCTTGTTGGAGGTTTTGGGAAATGCAGAGAGCAGTGTCCCACTTCTTCTCACCTGTATCAGGACTTTGACATTCCTCACAGAGCACGACTATGGACTGTACCACCTCAAAGT AGCTCTGAAGAAACACAGTGCAGAGCTGTACTCGCTGTTGAAGAGACTGGTGTCATTTAACAAGGACTCAGCAGAcctgctctcagctctgctgGACTTCCTCAGACAGATCCTCAACACAGAATCAATG TGTGGTGAGGAGGGTCAGGGGTCCGGTGAGGAATCTGCCTTCGCTCCTCCTCCACGGTTGCTGACCGCCTCTGAGATGAAATCTCTGCTGCAGTGGGAAGAGTCGGAGTCACATCCGCTACCGACTTTGGAGAAACAGATTACG aaACTATGTAAAGAAGATGATTCACTGGAGACGATGTTGGAGAATGTGATTGTTCTGAGGCAGACACTGGAGACAGCCACAGACACGCCTCCTGCAGCTGATACTGAGCCCACTCTGCCAGCACCTGAGACACTTGGGGCCCAGTTTAATCACAG gACGGTGTTCATTCTGTCAGAAGCTCTGGATGAGCAGCTGAAGGCTCTGTGGTTCTCTCCCTTCCAAACTGACGACATAGAACAGGACCTTGACATG GTGAAGGTGGATCTGGTGGGTTTGGCTCAGGAGTGTTGTCCAGAACTGGACCTGAAGGCAGAGCTGGAGCGCTCCTTCCTGTCTGAGCCCTCATCTCCTGGTCACACTAAGGCTACGAAAGGCTTCCGACTCGGCAAACACAAGCACGAGACGTTTATTACATCAAG TGGTAAATCAGACTACGTTGAGCCTGCTAAGAGAGCCCACATCATGGCTGCTCCGCGCGGCCGTGGAGGTCGAGGAGGTTTTGGACAGAATGTCTCTCGACCCCATGATATCTTCCGTCAGCGCAAACAGAACACTTCCCGTCCTCCCAGTATGCATGTGGATGACTTTGTGGCAGCTGAGTTTAAAGATATTACAACACCTCTTGGGCTTTTGCCACCTAAACGGCCACCCAAGAGCTCCCCCAAACCCCCCACCAGAGGACTGTTCACTGGTAACAGAGGCAGAGCCACCTTTCACAGCCAGACTCGCTTTTTCACTCCACCACAACCTAAAGGTGTTCTACTATCTg GTAATTACACTCGCAGAGAAGGAGGCCGAGGTTCATCGTGGAGCGGCCAAGTCCCAGCTGTCACTCACAGAGGAACCTACAGTGAACCTCGCGGAGGCCAGAGCAACTTCACACGAGGACCTCTGCCCTCCCGACAACCGCCCGCAA GTGCGTATCGCCTGGCTCCACGGGATCGTGCTCCGCGGGGCAGAGGAGGCACCGGGCTGTCGTGGCTCAGCGGGGGAGGAGGCGGCGGCagtgctggaggaggaggtgggggaggtggaggaggaggcagaggatcTCAGGGGAGCAAGTTCAGTGGCGGGGGAGGGAGCGGAGGTGGGAGGGGTAGACACGTTCGCTCCTTCACCAGGTAA
- the virma gene encoding protein virilizer homolog isoform X2, translating into MAGDTSTELLFLDTFKHQSAELTNVDVVRFPCAVLITEVRVIPPGIKAHSNLPDSRAFGETSPHAFQLELFFNNVPKPNSPTFHRLGSLEYDENKSIVFRPSGKVNTDGLVLRGWYTSLTVAVYGTAERSHGHDQDSPPPPPPPPPQQPSGPKRIVKQEWEKDDQYNGSPPRPAPRGPRTPPGPPPPDDDDEEQVQVTVGVVKDEPCEGRDDYLEAVSPERSLPADETYSDAEQEEEVEEEEEEEEQEEEEDARTEGSAPEEEEEEEEEEDEGDDGYEQISSDEDDLDNGSFKLPTFDMDYTPEDLASVPPVQYDPYERELRPLLYFTPPYKTRFDTQFEKASVEEPRDPSGPEGPAVGEEAEAVSQLKELLTSIGEDRDARWVTALEEAPGLLAKGLAYMIKQGDGEVEDPVGVLVQWALQALSMEIALTQPIALNLRQLKAGAKLASYLAECPQGLTLLLRDGALGVLLELLHRDHVSSTLKLSILRALDALTSAPAGVEAFLHAGESDKSGYQHLVQLYLREETVRVITAGNAILQKSHMYEVLVDLQRTAAAWSEPQQEEMEDAESPMEEEPSLSPSPVSEAELDRLAGVLEELHHLLETASHCMVQPPGKAFPTTARITGPQERDDPYPALYRYMHACHFLESTTVVLSAAAAAGHLGVTQAIKELLRFLSLTQSGLLFLLAQPTPTSLLLRLLASVAEAEGEETTFTGGEGSLTGPGFGEEGFGVWLMQALHALQGVSELMSHVATGGDGGAGLEEGDNAEVLGMLHALYLMTFTQTGRSAVAHVLSLENNLSCLITLLQHHSKDGQGEAKARKAVTYNYACMLVLLVAQSSNELRMMEQYAAPLLSLAKADDTNAKLQELSKWLEPLEKLRFEIGSIPTLIDYIKQNVENVLTAEGTGLVTALRVLCHVACPPPAVEGQQRDLKWSLAGVQLFSGEGLDTCVRVLQKLCSVLLQPWRVHGHMGPTPQRCMILSICISTLRLLRTMLTELLRGGAFQFRDTRVASVLVTLHMIVCSIPASGRLDGEETRVQALIVDVLLTFTQGVNEEVTHTEETLASNTWSLMLKEVLGSLLKAPEGLFSGLTLLSELLPLPLPMQSTQVISVQDVAVALNTRKLWSMHIRAQWKVFSEALRCVCATSCPPLLAMLRRVCVQLADLSSPTATLIMKTLLELLLEELQLAEGKGVCWGQVLRLLSLTDALVSQRACKSAALHLLSGSVSGDEQLADLFPLLLSLLVPPTVHSLQQQQCSELVGTILQSLCDQDISLVVSPPGESCLSEAEQLANALPGREIMSSVCNALLEVLGNAESSVPLLLTCIRTLTFLTEHDYGLYHLKVALKKHSAELYSLLKRLVSFNKDSADLLSALLDFLRQILNTESMCGEEGQGSGEESAFAPPPRLLTASEMKSLLQWEESESHPLPTLEKQITKLCKEDDSLETMLENVIVLRQTLETATDTPPAADTEPTLPAPETLGAQFNHRTVFILSEALDEQLKALWFSPFQTDDIEQDLDMVKVDLVGLAQECCPELDLKAELERSFLSEPSSPGHTKATKGFRLGKHKHETFITSSGKSDYVEPAKRAHIMAAPRGRGGRGGFGQNVSRPHDIFRQRKQNTSRPPSMHVDDFVAAEFKDITTPLGLLPPKRPPKSSPKPPTRGLFTGNRGRATFHSQTRFFTPPQPKGVLLSGNYTRREGGRGSSWSGQVPAVTHRGTYSEPRGGQSNFTRGPLPSRQPPASAYRLAPRDRAPRGRGGTGLSWLSGGGGGGSAGGGGGGGGGGGRGSQGSKFSGGGGSGGGRGRHVRSFTR; encoded by the exons ATGGCGGGGGACACTTCAACGGAGCTTCTTTTTCTAGATACGTTCAAGCATCAGAGTGCAGAG TTAACCAACGTGGATGTAGTGCGTTTTCCCTGCGCGGTGCTGATCACAGAGGTGCGGGTCATTCCTCCAGGAATCAAAGCACACAGCAACTTACCTGACAGCAGAGCATTTGG gGAGACATCTCCTCATGCTTTCCAGTTGGAGCTGTTCTTCAATAATGTCCCCAAACCCAACAGCCCCACCTTCCACAGACTGGGCAG TCTGGAATATGATGAGAACAAGTCCATCGTCTTCAGACCCAGTGGAAAG GTAAACACAGATGGCCTGGTGCTGCGTGGCTGGTACACCAGTCTGACTGTAGCTGTGTACGGTACAGCAGAGCGCTCACACGGACATGACCAAGACTCgccccctcctccaccacccccaccccctcaaCAGCCAAGCGGGCCCAAAAGGATTGTTAAACAAG aGTGGGAAAAAGATGACCAATACAATGGCAGCCCACCCAGACCAGCACCCAGAGGGCCTCGGACTCCACCTGGGCCTCCACCTccggatgatgatgatgaggagcagGTCCAAGTGACAG TGGGCGTAGTCAAAGATGAGCCATGCGAGGGTCGTGACGACTACCTGGAGGCCGTGTCACCTGAGAGGTCGCTGCCTGCTGATGAAACGTACTCAGACGCCGAACAAGAGGAAGAAgtcgaggaggaggaggaagaagaggagcaggaggaggaagaagacgCACGGACCGAGGGCAGTGCTccggaggaagaggaggaggaagaagaggaggaagatgagg GTGATGACGGCTATGAGCAGATTTCCAGCGACGAGGATGACCTGGATAATGGCAGCTTTAAGTTGCCCACTTTTGACATGGACTACACTCCTGAGGACCTGGCATCTGTTCCACCAGTCCAGTATGACCCCTATGAGCGAGAACTCAGACCACTTCTCTACTTCACCCCTCCTTACAAAACTCGCTTTGATACCCAGTTTGAGAAGGCCAGTGTGGAGGAGCCCAGGGACCCCAGCGGCCCAGAGGGACCAGCAGTCGGAGAGGAAGCTGAGGCCGTTTCCCAGCTGAAAGAGCTGCTCACCAGCATTGGAGAGGACAGAGACGCACGCTGGGTCACGGCTCTGGAAGAAGCACCTGGACTACTAGCCAAAGGGTTGGCTTACATGATTAAACAGGGAGACGGGGAGGTTGAGGATCCTGTTGGAGTACTAGTCCAGTGGGCTCTCCAAGCTCTGAGTATGGAGATTGCTCTCACACAACCAATTGCTCTTAACCTCAGACAATTGAAAGCTGGTGCCAAGCTAGCATCATACCTGGCAGAGTGTCCGCAGGGCCTCACCTTGCTGCTGCGTGATGGGGCTCTGGGTGTCCTGCTGGAACTGCTCCACAGGGACCATGTCTCCTCCACACTGAAGCTGAGTATCCTGAGAGCTCTGGATGCCCTGACTAGTGCTCCTGCTGGGGTGGAGGCCTTCCTACACGCTGGAGAGTCAGACAAGAGTGGCTATCAG CATTTAGTCCAGCTGTACCTGCGTGAAGAAACAGTGAGGGTCATAACAGCTGGCAACGCCATATTACAGAAAAGCCACATGTATGAGGTGCTGGTTGACCTGCAGCGAACAGCAGCAGCGTGGAGTGAACCACAGCAG gaggagatggaggatgCTGAGAGCCCCATGGAAGAAGAGCCATCACTAAGTCCCTCCCCTGTGAGCGAGGCAGAGCTTGATAGGCTGGCAGGGGTTTTGGAGGAGTTACATCACCTGCTAGAGACCGCCAGTCACTGCATGGTGCAGCCACCTGGAAAAGCCTTCCCCACTACTGCAAGAATAACAGGACCACAGGAGAGGGATGACCCATACCCAGCGCTGTACAG GTACATGCATGCATGCCATTTCCTGGAGAGCACGACAGTGGTGTtgtcagcagctgcagcagccggGCACTTAGGTGTCACCCAAGCCATTAAAGAGCTCCTACGCTTCCTGTCGCTCACCCAGTCAGGTCTGCTCTTCCTTCTCGCCCAGCCCACTCCCACCAGCCTGCTGCTGCGTCTCCTCGCATCTGTGGCCGAGGCTGAGGGCGAGGAGACCACCTTtacaggaggagagggaagtCTCACGGGGCCCGGGTTCGGTGAAGAGGGCTTCGGTGTGTGGCTGATGCAGGCGCTGCATGCTCTGCAGGGTGTGTCAGAGCTCATGAGCCATGTAGCCACAGGAGGAGACGGGGGAGCAGGGCTAGAAGAAGGTGACAATGCAGAGGTACTGGGCATGCTCCATGCTCTCTACCTGATGACCTTCACCCAGACTGGCCGCAGCGCCGTGGCCCACGTCCTCAGCCTGGAAAACAACCTGTCCTGTCTGATCACTCTGCTTCAGCACCACAGCAAGGATGGACAGGG TGAAGCCAAGGCTCGCAAAGCAGTGACGTATAACTATGCCTGTATGCTGGTGTTACTGGTGGCGCAGAGCTCTAATGAACTGCGGATGATGGAACAGTATGCCGCTCCACTGCTCTCTTTAGCCAAGGCAGATGACACCAATGCCAAGTTACAGG AGCTCAGTAAATGGCTGGAGCCTTTGGAGAAATTACGCTTTGAGATCGGCAGCATTCCCACCCTCATAGATTACATCAAACAG AATGTGGAAAATGTGTTGACTGCTGAGGGAACTGGGCTCGTCACTGCTCTCAGGGTCCTCTGTCATGTCGCCTGCCCCCCACCTGCTGTTGAGG GTCAGCAGAGGGATCTCAAGTGGAGTCTTGCAGGGGTCCAGCTGTTCTCTGGCGAGGGTCTGGATACATGTGTGCGTGTCCTGCAGAAGCTGTGCAGCGTACTGCTGCAGCCGTGGCGCGTGCACGGACACATGGGCCCCACGCCACAGCGCTGCATGATCCTCAGTATATGTATCAGCACACTCCGGTTGTTGCGCACCATGCTGACAGAGCTGCTCCGCGGGGGAGCTTTTCAATTCAGGGACACTCGCGTGGCCAGTGTGTTGGTGACGCTCCACATGATTGTGTGCTCCATCCCTGCGTCTGGACGTCTAGACGGGGAGGAAACCAGAGTGCAGGCGCTTATTGTTGATGTACTGCTCACTTTTACGCAGGGTGTCAATGAAGAG GTCACTCATACAGAGGAGACTCTGGCCAGCAACACGTGGTCTCTGATGCTAAAGGAGGTCTTAGGATCCCTGCTGAAAGCTCCTGAAGGCCTGTTCTCCGGCCTTACGCTGTTGTCTGAGCTCCTGCCTCTTCCACTGCCAATGCAAAGCACTCAG GTGATATCAGTCCAAGATGTGGCTGTAGCCTTAAACACGAGGAAGCTGTGGAGCATGCACATACGGGCACAGTGGAAAGTGTTTTCCGAGGctttgaggtgtgtgtgtgccaccAGCTGCCCTCCCCTCCTGGCCATGCTcaggagagtgtgtgttcaGCTGGCAGACCTGTCTTCACCCACCGCAACACTCATCATGAAGACCCtactggagctgctgctggaggagctgcagct GGCGGAGGGGAAAGGTGTGTGCTGGGGCCAGGTCCTGCGTCTGCTTTCTTTGACTGATGCACTGGTGTCACAGAGAGCTTGTAAGAGCGCTGCGTTACACCTGCTGTCTGGGTCTGTGTCTGGAGACGAACAACTGGCAGATCTGTTCCCCttgctgctgtctctgctgGTTCCTCCCACTGTCCACTCCTTACAACAGCAGCAATGCAGCGAACTAGTGGGGACAATATTACAGTCACTGTGTGACCAG GACATTTCTCTGGTGGTGTCTCCACCCGGTGAAAGCTGTTTGTCAGAGGCTGAACAGTTGGCCAATGCACTACCAGGACGAGAGATCATGTCATCAGTGTGCAATGCCTTGTTGGAGGTTTTGGGAAATGCAGAGAGCAGTGTCCCACTTCTTCTCACCTGTATCAGGACTTTGACATTCCTCACAGAGCACGACTATGGACTGTACCACCTCAAAGT AGCTCTGAAGAAACACAGTGCAGAGCTGTACTCGCTGTTGAAGAGACTGGTGTCATTTAACAAGGACTCAGCAGAcctgctctcagctctgctgGACTTCCTCAGACAGATCCTCAACACAGAATCAATG TGTGGTGAGGAGGGTCAGGGGTCCGGTGAGGAATCTGCCTTCGCTCCTCCTCCACGGTTGCTGACCGCCTCTGAGATGAAATCTCTGCTGCAGTGGGAAGAGTCGGAGTCACATCCGCTACCGACTTTGGAGAAACAGATTACG aaACTATGTAAAGAAGATGATTCACTGGAGACGATGTTGGAGAATGTGATTGTTCTGAGGCAGACACTGGAGACAGCCACAGACACGCCTCCTGCAGCTGATACTGAGCCCACTCTGCCAGCACCTGAGACACTTGGGGCCCAGTTTAATCACAG gACGGTGTTCATTCTGTCAGAAGCTCTGGATGAGCAGCTGAAGGCTCTGTGGTTCTCTCCCTTCCAAACTGACGACATAGAACAGGACCTTGACATG GTGAAGGTGGATCTGGTGGGTTTGGCTCAGGAGTGTTGTCCAGAACTGGACCTGAAGGCAGAGCTGGAGCGCTCCTTCCTGTCTGAGCCCTCATCTCCTGGTCACACTAAGGCTACGAAAGGCTTCCGACTCGGCAAACACAAGCACGAGACGTTTATTACATCAAG TGGTAAATCAGACTACGTTGAGCCTGCTAAGAGAGCCCACATCATGGCTGCTCCGCGCGGCCGTGGAGGTCGAGGAGGTTTTGGACAGAATGTCTCTCGACCCCATGATATCTTCCGTCAGCGCAAACAGAACACTTCCCGTCCTCCCAGTATGCATGTGGATGACTTTGTGGCAGCTGAGTTTAAAGATATTACAACACCTCTTGGGCTTTTGCCACCTAAACGGCCACCCAAGAGCTCCCCCAAACCCCCCACCAGAGGACTGTTCACTGGTAACAGAGGCAGAGCCACCTTTCACAGCCAGACTCGCTTTTTCACTCCACCACAACCTAAAGGTGTTCTACTATCTg GTAATTACACTCGCAGAGAAGGAGGCCGAGGTTCATCGTGGAGCGGCCAAGTCCCAGCTGTCACTCACAGAGGAACCTACAGTGAACCTCGCGGAGGCCAGAGCAACTTCACACGAGGACCTCTGCCCTCCCGACAACCGCCCGCAA GTGCGTATCGCCTGGCTCCACGGGATCGTGCTCCGCGGGGCAGAGGAGGCACCGGGCTGTCGTGGCTCAGCGGGGGAGGAGGCGGCGGCagtgctggaggaggaggtgggggaggtggaggaggaggcagaggatcTCAGGGGAGCAAGTTCAGTGGCGGGGGAGGGAGCGGAGGTGGGAGGGGTAGACACGTTCGCTCCTTCACCAGGTAA